In Amycolatopsis solani, a single window of DNA contains:
- a CDS encoding ubiquitin-like protein Pup — MAQEKIEKHGGGDSDEEFDDTGAAGQERREKLGEDVDTILDEIDDVLEENAEDFVRAYVQKGGE; from the coding sequence ATGGCCCAGGAAAAGATCGAAAAGCACGGCGGTGGTGACTCCGACGAGGAGTTCGACGACACCGGCGCGGCGGGTCAGGAGCGGCGCGAGAAGCTCGGCGAGGACGTCGACACGATCCTCGACGAGATCGACGACGTGCTCGAAGAGAACGCCGAGGACTTCGTCCGGGCCTACGTGCAGAAGGGCGGCGAGTAG